GAGGGAAGACGGCCATGACGACCGCACTCATGCAGGTTTGCAGTCGCGAAATGTCACCATGAATTTAACATGGTGCTACAGTCGCCTCACTGAATGTCATCTCACCTTTGTTAGTCAGTGTACGTACgttcctgtcctgtctgtctgtatttaaataactCACCTCTGCTTCACCTAGATGCCCCCCCCCCACCGTTTCCATTTCATCTTTGGTTTTCAACAGCTGActttgattctctctctctttttgtatcCGTCTGTGTTTGTAGCCTGGTTTAGTGGAGAGCCTGGTGGTGGTGGACATCAGTCCAGCCCAGACCACCACACGCAAGACGTTCCGTAATTACATCCAAGCCATGCAAGAGATAAAGATCTCTAGTGACATTCCTCGTTCCACTGCCAGGCGGATGGCTGAGGATCAACTACGCAGTTTGGTCAAGGTCAGTGAAACGAGCCCAAAGCAGCTGTTTGTaatatattttgatattataattaataattttaataagAGATTTTGATTTTAATAAGATTTTAATAATAAGACACATTTTGCCTATATCAAAAACTGCAGCAGCAAAAAGTATGAACACAGCACTGACTTTACTCAGTGTAAAGTTGATATCGCAAGGATTTGCTTATTTAGACGTTTCTAAAATTCTTTGGTCTTTTAGCTCAACTCTTGACCTTGCTCTTAAGCCATTACCTGCAAAGGTTTGTTTATCAGCTGGTCAGTAGCCGTGTCTGTCTGCTGTTCTATACTGAGCATGGAAATCTGTCTTTTTCGTTAGAAACAGAAAGGGTCATCCAAATGATTATGTTAGCTGTAATAAGCTTAAAGTTTTTGAAAGAGTGCAAAATAcgatgttttaaaaaaactgttttagaATAAAAGCATTGGTTGCAGCTgtttcaaaaattaaaaaactgaatACAAATTTGTCCTTCTGTCCACCAGGAGCGCTCGGTTCGTCAGTTCCTGTTGACCAACCTCGTGGAGCTGAATGGACACTACGCCTGGAGGGTCAATATGGAGGCCATCGCCGCACACCTTGACACCATCATGAGTTTTCCCAGCTTTGACACAGTCTACGAGGGACCCACGCTGTTTTTGGGTGGAGCCAGCTCCGCTTATATCAGGTGagcacaacattttatttttgacacatgCGTCAAATATTCACTGAAAATGCTCAATGCTTACAGATTTGAAAGCCTAATCCCCATGTGCATTGCTTAATCTTAACTTggcatttcattaaaaacaaaccgCAGCAATTAATCGATATACTATAATGGCTGTGACCTCAGGCAACTGTATGAATGATTTCAGACTGTTCGATTTTTCTCATACACTTCTCCATTCACTCCTGACGCAGCTCCGACGATTACCCAGAAATCCAGAGGCTGTTCCCTTATGCCGACATCCAGTACATTCCGGATGCGAGCCACTGGATCCACGCAGACAAACCCTTAGACTTCATCAGCTCCATCATCTCCTTCCTTCAGTCCTAGCTGCCTCCTCCCTTATCTACACctcagaactttttttttaacgtcaAGCACCCAGAGAGCGTCCAGCTCACTGCGATGGTGAGACTTCAGCAGCTTCAGGCGAAGCGAGCAGAGCGGGGGTGATTAATAATGCAGATGTTTGCAGAACACTGGACCAAACTTGCTCTTTTACAGCCAGTTCTTACCTTTCAACAGTGTCAAATTACAGTATGTTATGTGTAGTTTAGTGTTGTGTAGTGTACacagtggttgttgttttttttcactgtctttAACAGACGGTAGTGTTACTaggtgtgttttcattgtttttgtttttctttttacttggTGGACAGAGATATCTCATATCTGGGCTGTTTTGGAGGTGATACACTCATCCAAAGAAAGGCTCATTTGCACTGTACTTCCTTTATGTTGACACATGTATGCCAGTAGTATGAGAGTAGAACTGGATTTAGGCCATGTACAATCTGCTGGACCAGAAGCAAGAGAGTCGGATACGAAAGAAACTAATACATGGAAAGAAGTTTGCTGTTTCCATACATGAGAAGGTTGGAGCAAAGTGGCTGAAATATCAGCTTCATATACACtgtatggatgtttttttcttgaaattAGATCCAATGGCAACATCCATTATTTTTATCTGTAACTAATTCAATTTAGTATGTgttactggtgtgtgtgtgtgtgtgtgtgaaggatgAGAGTCGTAGAATGGTTACTCTGTTTTGACTTGAGCTTATTCAAGAGCACTGGTTATGTTTCTATGCTCACGCGATCCTCTGTGACAACCAAGCTGAAGCGCTCCCAAGCagtattgttgtattttatttcctgAATCTCTCAGGTTACGACTGGATGTGCTATTTATTATACTCCCTTATACTACTCTTCTGTCTGTCCGGCATTACGTTGCGGTAAcgatgttgtgtgtatgtgtgttttggtCGGTctcgtctgtgtttttatgaaacgCGCTTTACTGATTTATTATCCGTATCCAACTTAGGAGCAAGGCTACTGTATAGGGGTATCTCTCACAAATATATGCTGCAAATGATGTATAATGTTCTGTAACCATTATTGTGTTCTGGTCTTTTCTGTTTCCAATGGGTTTTGATTAATAGAACAGTCCACTAGTGAAACTGCCATCTGTAGGAATAAGCAGGGTGTTGTAAAATTTGTATGGGCCTCTTTTGCCGAGAGCTACTTTTCCATttacgtaaaaaaaacaaacaacttgaaatgaaaacattttattctcaAGTTTAGAGTGTCAGCTGTTCTGCTTGACCTTTTTCCCCAGAGAACGCTAAACGCATGAGGGCATATCCCCATGTGAAACAGGATGTTTGCTACAGTTagtgtttcatgtttgttttatgtgaatttATCCCTGTAGACTACAGGGCTTTAAATCATCCTTCTTTAAGTAACACTCCAGTAGTTGGAGAAGCATCCTGTCTTCCTCTCCTCGCTCACAGCAGTCAGGAggggtgtggtggtggtgacacATGAAAGCACATCCTACTTTATGCCTGTGTAGCATTACAACGCgacaaaaacatgttgaaaGGAAAACTCTGCGTCGGCAATCGAGAAACTCAAATGTATTCGTTTAACATTGGAAAGCAAAGTTTCAAGATGGTAGTCGTATGACAGGgaatgtaaatgtttcactgttggcaTGTCCTTTTGGTCTCCGTTTGCTCCAACACTCTTGACACTCATTCTATATTgtggcatatatatatatatatacattttaaatgtgtgaaaaatgtatatataaatatatgtatatatatgtatatatatacacaagtgGATTATATATATGACTgaaaatgtataatatacaataaaattacaacagttgtttgtttttctcaatcTTGAGAATTCAACAAGTAAAAGTGCAGGAAGTGAAGGGTAAACAGTGATGTACTAATGGTggcttacaaaataaaagtttaaataaagtataGATCTGAAGGAGCTTTTCAtaaacatggtgtttgttttttacacataaatacCATGCGTCAAAGATGCAAAATTCACAGGAATATGCTGGATTATATCGTCTTCAATGTTTACATTCTGCGGTCTGTAATAATTTGTTACAGATCCTTATTTTCTTCCGAAATTATAGCACTTTTGAGACGCTGGTGAATCAGATGAAAATTGGCACGTAAATCATAACTGgcaaaaacattataaaatggCTATAGTGTCAAAGTGTTGTAAAATGGCTCAgatattctttattatttttttaaacaaaataccATACTAccattgtattattattaagagGAATGAAGAGAAAATTGGAAACAAAGGGTGCTACAAACATTATTTCGTGTCCAACTGTGAAATGCAACAAATAAATATCAGTGAATTGTAACATGACACCAAACATCTGTGGCAATTTACACACAACGTATGGAATTTCAACACCGACTTAATTATCTATGCTGATACTTTGAAGATAAGGACTAAAACTGGATCCTTCCTTTCAGCATCTTTTAAAAGATGAGGGGGGGAAGTacgtccagcagatggcagcatttcctacagTGGTGGGTTTCCCTCTGTTTTTAACGTTTTTAACTGACTACAAATTCACctgccatttttttatttggtcaaTATGGACATGCACATGGAataattacaggtggagctgccCCTGCACAAAGCTACACTGATTTGAAGGCCACGGTAtactttccgtgacttggtacattccgcTCCGCCCCCTCTTGTGTCGACCTATTTATAATGTTCCACTTTGTGTTTACCAGTTGGAGCCATGGATGGTCGGAGACTTCAGCGTCAGAAgcaggaagaggacgaggaacAGCGGGGACAAACGTGCGGTAACTGCAACctaaatgatccacacatttattagatTTTCTGTTGAAACTCTGTTAACAGCCGACCTGAGTGatccacaggtgttcagattacactggctactgctaatgtgacgtcactacTCCACATGTAACGATCACCGTCTAAccaacacacatgcatgcatgcatgcatgtgtgtgtgtgttgtcattgaaACTGTCACAATTAACTAcggatttgtaaaaaaaaaatgtcttcatgctGTCAAAAATGttctagtatagtatgtcaacaaaaaatgtcGAAATTTAAACTGTCAAACTGTTTCTTAATTATGTATGTCATCCAGAAATGTCCAAATACAAActgtcaaatgttaaaaaaatgtcctgCTTTGTGTTCTGCTTTTTTGCACTTCTGGTTAGATGCAAATTGCATGTCATTGTCTTTGTACTCTGCACAATGACAAAGTTGAATCTAATCCAATCTAAACTGTCtaaaaatgtcctagtatagtgtgtcatccaaaatcactaaaaaaaaagtcatagtatagtatgtcgtccaaaataaagtcatagtatagtatgttgtccaaaattaccaaaaaatgtcatagtatagtatgtggtccaaaatcaccaaaaaaagtcatagtatagtatgtcgtccaatatcactcaaaagttatagtatagtatgtcgtccaatatcactaaaaaaagtcatagtatagtatgtcgtccaaaatcaccaaaataaagtcatagtatagcatgtcgtccaaaatcaccaaaaaaagtcatagtatagcatgtcgtccaaaatcaccaaaataaagtcatagtatagcatgtcgtccaaaatttcaaaagaaaagtcatagtatagtatgtcgtccaatatcactcaaaaagtcatagtatagtatgtcgtccaaaatcgccAAAATAAGTAATCGTATAGTGTGTTGTctaaaatcaccaaaataaatcactgtatagtgtgttgtccaaaatcaccaagaaaatcatagtatagtatgtcatccaaaatcattcaaatccaaatacaaactgtcaaaaatgtcctagtatagtatgttgtcaacaAAATTGTCAAAATAAGTGTCTAGTCTAGCCAGTAGGGTTCAGGTCAAGTAGCAACTGTTCAGGAGTGGCGGTTTAAtataatttcaaaattaaagtgtCCATGTTGATATGgactgattaaaataaaataagtttttaCGCAATGTTATCACGTTTCTTCACTCATTTCTgcaatgaccacattttaaaatggctaCTACTTTGTCTCGTCCTGTGCCATGACCTACAAATGGCtgcagttaaagggacagtccagGTGTTTTAGAAGCATATTTGAATGAGGTATTGACACTGTTGTGGAAACAAGATTTTTCAAGCAAAATTCAGTATTAAGCTAGGTtacataataaatgtaatgtttcaaaCCAGGATCAAGtgaataagaaagaaagaccaAGCGACGACTTACTGTGAAGAGTAAACATTGGACTGCAAACTTTATCTGCAACTGTAATAGGAGTAGGAGGTCTTACAACCTGTGCACTtcatgcaggaggaggagctaaaacgatattttatttatttttattatacttttaACTGAGACGAGTCAAAGCATGAGAACTAGTTTTCAtgtgttaacaatgtaaaagtgacactcacacattcatatgcTGATCATGTTTAAACAGTAGTTTCTCAGAACCTGGACCCAAAACCTAATTTTAGTGAAAAGGAATTTTTACACTGTGTGGCCAAAATTTCAGCCACTTCTAGGGAGCCAGGGACTGCCGCGCTGTGGACTGAAACAATGCCGTGGTTGTGGAACCAAGCATGCTGGACCAGAACGACCCTGCGGTTGTGGAACTGAACCCACCAGAATTGTGGTGTAGGTTTGTGCCAGTCCGGCAAGTTCGGTTCTACAATTGCTCGGTTGTTCCGGTCCAGTATGTCTGGTTCTACAACCGTGGCCAAAACCGTGTCGTTGTGGaacccaacctggcaacccttgCAGTGCTCGCACCCCAGCAGCCGCTGTGGgacccaacctggcaaccctcgcACTGCATGCAACCCAGCAGCGGCTGTGGgacccaacctggcaaccctcgcACTGCATGCAACCCAGCAGCCGCTGTGGaacccaacctggcaaccctcgcAGTGCTCGCAACCCAGCAGCGGCTGTGGgacccaacctggcaaccctcgcACTGCATGCAACCCAGCAGCCGCTGTGGgacccaacctggcaaccctcacAGTgctcacttttttcccccatgtgaAGCTgaccaccaccgccaccacacCGCCAAGTCCCCGCATCCCTGCCTGCACGTAACCAACCAACCTCTCGCACAACCCAGCCGTTGTGTAACCAATCAACCTTTCGCACAACCCAGCCGTTGTGTAACCAATCAACCTTTCGCACAACCCAGCCGTTGTGTAACCCAAGCCAATCACCATTCCCACAACCCAACCGCTGTGGTACCGAACCTACGACCTCATGAACCGAACAACAACCGCAATCTTGGTTGAGAGCAAAGCCACTACGCCACAAGTTCCTGACAGATGTGGGTCTTTTGGTCTCCTTTCAATGTTAACTGTGCATGTtgaactttaaaatgtgttgttcttCATAAGATTTGAACCCACACAATCAGTATTTGACAGCAGCGTTCTTACCAACTGAGCTACCGAGTCTTACACTTGTTCAGGTTTTCGGCGAGCTTTGACTGTTTCCATTGAATCTTGACCTAAAAAAAGAAGACTCTTGTGAGATTTGAACTAACAACCTCAGATTTACAAGTCTGATTCTTAATGCATGAGCTATCTGTCATACAATGGTATGTCTATACTTCTTGGTATTCTTAACTTTTTCGTGTAGGTCATATTTTTTAGAAGTCTGAATTTTTTCAAAAACTCTCCCCACGAACTCTGGACTTCATAGAAGATTGGACttctgaagtttaaaaaaatatcctaGTGTTCTTTCTAGGAACCGAACCCCAGTCTTCAGATCTGTGAGTCAACGGCAAACACACTGAGCTAAACAACTTCAGAGAttttttccagttttcttttatatattgtCATGTGTAACGGAAAACGTGGCTTCAACTGTTGTGTGATGAAGTCAAGTTCAGAATCCTATTTTCAATGCAAACAGTCCAAACATCTTTGAAGAAGCAGTAATAAGGTTGAGAGCAATGGCATGGTTGTGGAACAGAACCTGCCAACTGCCCGACAACCCAAACAGTTTAACAACCGAGAGGTTCTCGACAGCGAGGTTGTTCTCGTCCGGCAGGTGGAGCTTCACAACCATGTCCAACATTTAAAATTGAAAGATGAACTGAACCTGCCACCATATGGCCACAAATTCCCAGAGTGTTTGGAATTTTTTTCAATCTTAACTTTGGAAGTTGACTTTAAATGTTCcccaaacctggtcctcagtgaacactgccctgcatgtgtttttttttttattcaatattttatggtgtttggtagctggggtgttttttctttcctgtgtcctgtaaagtgtgactttaattttaacagtgctgtgtgtggatgtctGTTTTACATGtcgccctgctccaacacacctgattcagatgaacagctcgttatcaggcttctgcagagcttggtgaCGAGcggaccatttgaatcaggtgtgttggagcagggtgACATCTCAAACATCCaggggttgggaaacactgctttatAAGACTTGAACCTAACATCTCagtagagcttttgactgtttacattAAATGATGTTGAATGTTGatgtcattttgtaaattgtaatTCTACCACTAGGTGGTGCCATTACATGACTCAAAATCAACCTCGTCTCCACAAGTGATATTGATAAAGTGATCAATGATTCCTGGAATTTACTTTCTTTCTGCTAAAGGGTCACATTTTTGTCACGCTAATCGGAACTGGcgaaaatgttttataaaataagggGCATGCATAAAAACGGCTCTGTCGtgcccccaaaggtgaaacccAGAGAAAAACTAAGTTGCCCCAAATGGAACCATGTCACAGCCCAATACAAATAGGTCCATTGGGACCATGACCTCAGCCATTTAGAAAGTGgggcgtggccacagcaacCATCAGAAATTGGGGGGAGATTTGAACCATTCTCCATGAAACAAAGTGGCCTGTAACTTTGCTGCACAGTGACCGATCTGCTTGAAACTTCATACAAGAGACAAGAGACCCAGCCAGAAAACATCACCACATGAAAAGAAAGTCAAGGGCATAGCACCATCTGCTGGCAGCACAACCACTGAGGGCCCATAAAATTCTGTGGAGTGTGGATTATATATAttagtaacaaaaaaaagtacagctattgtacagttaaataataattgtcaaagtttttttttttaaagtgcaggaAATGAAGGGTAAACAGTGACGTGGAAATAAAAGTTTCAATTAACAACAAACGATCTAAAGGAGCTTTTGTATAAGCATTTAATTTACAAAGACCAATATACAGGAGAtggagttaaaaaaataaacagtaaatatttttttacacataaataacataagTCAAAGATGCAAAGCATTTGTTTAATGCTGGATTATAGCAGAGTCTTTCAATGTTTACATTCTGCAGGCTATAGTGATTCGTTACAGATCCTCTTGGTGAGAATAAATAACATCTAATGGCGAGAACTCCTCCACTCCCCCTCTGTTTTGCAAGCATGCCAGGAacctacagtggcctttgcataccagtaATGATTGTCTTCTACTCTTGCAAAGtagcttcaaaatgtgaaaatcccgctttggctggtttgtctggtcaggctgctgtagaaatatggatattaaatttctgccaatgaaccctcctaaatgttacaggAATCACTGGAAATTCCTTAAACTAAACCTGTCCTTGaattaaaaatcaatatttagGGCCCGGGCACTCACACAGACGTGCAAGGACCTATAGGGATTCCTggaatttctttttatttatttttttaggtaCAGATATGGCTATTGTGAAAAGTAAATT
This genomic stretch from Solea senegalensis isolate Sse05_10M linkage group LG13, IFAPA_SoseM_1, whole genome shotgun sequence harbors:
- the abhd11 gene encoding protein ABHD11 gives rise to the protein MSALCRLIRRGVLSGRPLCHSFPGQQHQRVGRAAATVRTVSSASPVNLTYDVFDGKGGSTPLVFLHGLFGSKSNFHSIAKSLVQRTGRKVLTVDARNHGNSPHSPAMSYEMMSEDLKHLLTQLHIEKCVLIGHSMGGKTAMTTALMQPGLVESLVVVDISPAQTTTRKTFRNYIQAMQEIKISSDIPRSTARRMAEDQLRSLVKERSVRQFLLTNLVELNGHYAWRVNMEAIAAHLDTIMSFPSFDTVYEGPTLFLGGASSAYISSDDYPEIQRLFPYADIQYIPDASHWIHADKPLDFISSIISFLQS